Proteins encoded within one genomic window of Halocatena marina:
- a CDS encoding ABC transporter ATP-binding protein, translating to MGKLDIRSLRKEFADGDQSIVAVDDLNIDINDGEFLIFVGPSGCGKSTTLRCIAGLESVTDGEILLNGDPITNQPPTERDIAMVFQNYALYPHLSAEDNIGFGLKMSTDMSAGEIKRRVDSVAQMMGIEELLDKKPGELSGGQQQRVALGRAIVREPEVFLMDEPLSNLDAKLRTTMRTELQNLQQDLDITTIYVTHDQTEAMTMGDRIAILNDGTLQQIGTPLECYYEPNNRFVAGFIGSPSMNFFEVEYTDSALVHEAFRCDLSEATREELRGHEGALTLGIRPESIELAPGESTAISAPVSVTEPMGESTYVYVDIGDQTCTVTLDGERVVEPGSTLDITIPEAKMHLFGPTGETIKSRTVSSATDADAVRA from the coding sequence ATGGGCAAACTAGACATTCGTAGTCTTCGAAAGGAGTTCGCGGACGGAGACCAGTCAATCGTCGCGGTCGACGATCTGAACATCGACATCAATGACGGAGAGTTCCTCATCTTCGTCGGCCCGTCGGGCTGTGGGAAATCGACCACCCTCCGCTGTATCGCTGGACTCGAATCAGTTACCGACGGCGAGATTCTGCTGAACGGAGACCCGATCACGAATCAGCCTCCCACCGAGCGCGATATTGCAATGGTGTTCCAGAACTACGCGCTGTATCCTCACTTATCAGCCGAGGATAACATCGGCTTCGGGCTCAAGATGTCGACAGACATGTCTGCTGGCGAAATTAAGCGACGCGTTGACAGCGTCGCCCAGATGATGGGCATCGAGGAGCTGCTCGATAAGAAGCCTGGTGAACTGTCCGGCGGGCAACAGCAACGGGTAGCGCTCGGTCGGGCGATCGTTCGTGAGCCAGAGGTGTTCCTGATGGACGAGCCGCTTTCGAACCTCGACGCCAAGCTTCGGACAACGATGCGAACGGAGCTACAGAACCTCCAGCAAGATCTCGATATCACGACGATCTACGTCACCCACGACCAGACAGAAGCAATGACGATGGGTGACCGCATCGCTATTCTGAACGATGGAACGCTCCAACAGATCGGGACGCCACTTGAATGTTACTACGAGCCGAACAATCGATTTGTCGCCGGATTCATTGGCTCTCCGTCGATGAACTTCTTCGAAGTCGAGTACACCGACAGCGCGCTCGTCCACGAGGCGTTTCGGTGCGACCTCTCCGAGGCGACGCGCGAGGAACTCCGCGGACACGAAGGAGCACTAACGCTTGGCATCCGTCCCGAGAGCATCGAACTCGCTCCGGGCGAGTCAACTGCGATCTCAGCTCCTGTCTCTGTGACCGAGCCAATGGGAGAGAGCACCTACGTCTACGTCGATATCGGCGATCAGACCTGTACGGTAACGCTTGACGGCGAGCGAGTGGTCGAACCGGGATCAACGCTCGATATCACCATTCCCGAAGCGAAGATGCATCTGTTCGGCCCGACTGGCGAGACGATTAAATCACGAACCGTCTCTTCCGCGACCGACGCAGACGCAGTCCGCGCCTGA
- a CDS encoding Zn-ribbon domain-containing OB-fold protein produces MTNRPMPSATTDHERQYWQRVADGDVCIVRCHACGSASHPPRRYCPVCYSDDWTFESITGTGTVYGHTCIHRPTRTFEADAPLVSAIVTLDEGPRLMGQVDCDPAAIEVGRRVCLDTSTLSSDDVRLVFELQE; encoded by the coding sequence GTGACTAACCGACCGATGCCGTCGGCGACAACCGATCACGAACGGCAGTACTGGCAACGGGTGGCAGACGGAGATGTCTGCATCGTGCGCTGTCACGCTTGTGGCAGTGCGAGTCATCCTCCACGACGATACTGTCCGGTCTGCTACTCCGATGATTGGACGTTCGAATCGATCACGGGAACTGGTACCGTCTACGGCCATACCTGCATTCACCGACCTACACGGACGTTCGAGGCGGATGCACCCCTCGTTTCGGCCATCGTTACGTTAGACGAAGGGCCACGGCTCATGGGACAGGTTGATTGTGATCCAGCGGCGATCGAGGTGGGACGTCGCGTCTGCCTCGACACATCGACGCTTTCGTCGGACGATGTCCGTCTCGTCTTTGAACTGCAAGAGTGA
- a CDS encoding carbohydrate ABC transporter permease, whose protein sequence is MTLGTNETEPEPKPESEPDHKLEFDDGRPNIEQERSWYDTLAKGVAHVILIAASAIMTIPFIWAFLTSLKPENKIFTTIKQIIPANPTFANYVNVWLQNPLDRWVLNSLVLAVGVVFFTLVLDTLAGYALAKGDFRGKSIVYTLVIGTLVIPPQVVLVPLYLEMNAVNWSNTYWAIMVLYIANPFGTFMMRQFFLGIPDSLIEAARMDGCSIFQIYTRIMLPLAKPALASLGVFTFIFVWGAFLWPLVILNDSAMYPLQVGIGLLTGRYSSQWGQLLAAVILAALPVISAYLLAQRTFMEGIALTGGKG, encoded by the coding sequence ATGACGTTGGGTACTAACGAAACCGAACCTGAACCTAAACCTGAATCTGAACCTGATCACAAACTCGAGTTCGACGACGGTCGGCCGAACATCGAGCAGGAGCGGTCGTGGTACGATACGCTTGCGAAGGGCGTCGCTCACGTCATCCTGATCGCCGCGAGTGCGATCATGACCATTCCATTCATTTGGGCGTTTCTCACGTCTCTCAAGCCCGAAAACAAGATTTTCACGACAATCAAGCAGATCATTCCGGCGAATCCGACGTTTGCGAACTACGTCAACGTCTGGCTTCAGAACCCGCTTGATCGGTGGGTGCTCAACAGTCTCGTGTTGGCAGTCGGTGTCGTGTTCTTCACGCTGGTGTTAGATACGCTTGCGGGCTATGCGCTCGCAAAAGGCGACTTCAGAGGGAAATCGATCGTCTATACGCTGGTCATCGGGACACTCGTCATCCCGCCACAGGTGGTGCTCGTTCCGCTCTACTTGGAGATGAATGCGGTGAACTGGTCGAACACCTATTGGGCGATTATGGTGTTGTACATCGCCAACCCGTTCGGGACGTTCATGATGCGTCAATTTTTCCTTGGCATTCCTGATTCACTCATTGAGGCGGCACGGATGGACGGCTGTAGCATATTCCAAATTTACACGCGCATCATGCTGCCGTTGGCAAAGCCTGCGCTCGCGTCGTTGGGTGTGTTCACGTTTATCTTCGTCTGGGGAGCGTTCCTCTGGCCGCTGGTCATCCTCAACGATTCGGCAATGTATCCCTTGCAAGTCGGTATCGGCCTGCTCACTGGGCGGTACAGTTCACAATGGGGACAGCTCCTCGCGGCGGTCATCCTCGCTGCGCTGCCCGTCATCTCGGCGTATCTGCTCGCACAACGCACCTTCATGGAAGGAATTGCCCTCACAGGAGGGAAAGGATAA
- a CDS encoding Gfo/Idh/MocA family oxidoreductase — MLDIGIVGLDTSHAESFASVIDETSDMTVAGVWDGAVVRDQEYRTTFCEEHDTEQCSLSTLVDRVDAAMVLTVNWETHQPLATRFLNAGIPTFIDKPLAGCQSDIDAIAAATKTTPLSGGSALPFHPDIAALPCDDPNRTVFAAGYNDFFYYRVHLVDTVRHLADADWVSVRLSDGPGTTVDISFENGTHATIRFDGSPDSGTFSVLDVGTRTRTVELGSNSQTLAEMYRPLVESFRMVVRGSHDDTAQRLDAGTLLLAVEAAIDEDRTITPESESIDTVAADGERFLAQYEPYY; from the coding sequence ATGTTAGACATCGGTATCGTCGGTCTCGACACGAGCCACGCGGAATCATTCGCCAGTGTCATCGACGAGACCAGCGATATGACGGTTGCGGGTGTCTGGGACGGTGCTGTTGTTCGTGATCAGGAGTACAGAACAACGTTCTGCGAGGAACACGATACAGAGCAGTGTAGCCTCTCGACGTTAGTCGATCGAGTCGACGCAGCGATGGTACTGACCGTCAACTGGGAGACCCACCAGCCACTCGCAACGCGCTTTTTGAACGCAGGGATACCGACGTTCATCGACAAACCACTCGCCGGCTGTCAATCCGATATCGACGCTATCGCAGCCGCTACCAAAACGACACCACTGTCTGGTGGTTCAGCGCTTCCGTTTCACCCGGACATCGCCGCGCTTCCATGCGACGACCCCAACCGAACGGTGTTTGCCGCGGGTTACAACGATTTCTTCTATTATCGAGTACATCTCGTCGACACGGTTCGACACCTTGCGGATGCCGACTGGGTATCAGTCCGCCTGTCCGATGGACCCGGTACGACCGTCGATATCAGCTTCGAGAACGGTACACACGCGACAATCCGATTCGACGGTAGTCCCGACAGCGGGACGTTCAGTGTGCTGGATGTCGGAACGAGGACGCGGACCGTCGAGCTCGGGAGCAACAGCCAGACGTTAGCTGAAATGTACCGACCTCTCGTAGAGTCGTTCCGAATGGTCGTTCGAGGCAGCCACGACGACACTGCACAACGACTCGACGCCGGGACGCTTCTGCTCGCGGTTGAGGCGGCTATCGATGAAGATCGAACGATCACGCCCGAAAGCGAATCGATAGACACCGTAGCCGCAGACGGAGAACGGTTCCTTGCCCAGTATGAACCGTACTACTGA
- a CDS encoding ArsA family ATPase produces the protein MSKYILYGGKGGVGKTTCAAATAIALANRGERTLVVSTDPAHSLGESLGVDLGGSPTEIESELWGVEADATSGQDIYRAVVEAIAADLREAGIRLTDEDVERLFTAGFVPGSDELAALQFFDEYGREDEWDRVVFDTAPTGHTLRLLGLPDVLSESLSTAAKLQGQVHQMVDSARSMVFGPAAFFRSDRDADEIETLRNRMERVAALVRDSERTDFRVVLIPETLAIEETRQLVERLRSFDISVETLVVNRVVEEVATDCGRCRARQARHEQNINRIESEFPDFSIQVVPELDGEAYGRPALEQLADEIAI, from the coding sequence ATGTCCAAATACATACTCTACGGGGGGAAAGGTGGTGTCGGGAAAACGACGTGTGCCGCTGCGACGGCAATCGCACTCGCCAATCGCGGCGAGCGGACGCTCGTCGTGTCGACTGATCCCGCACACTCACTCGGTGAGAGCCTTGGGGTCGATCTCGGCGGCAGTCCGACAGAGATCGAATCGGAGCTTTGGGGTGTCGAGGCAGACGCCACATCGGGTCAAGACATCTATCGGGCTGTCGTTGAGGCGATTGCGGCCGATCTTCGTGAGGCTGGTATCCGTCTCACCGACGAAGATGTCGAGCGTTTGTTCACCGCTGGATTCGTCCCTGGGAGCGATGAACTGGCTGCACTGCAGTTCTTCGATGAGTACGGGCGTGAGGACGAGTGGGACCGCGTCGTATTCGACACCGCTCCGACTGGCCACACACTCCGTTTGTTGGGTCTGCCTGACGTGCTGAGCGAATCACTATCGACAGCCGCGAAGCTCCAAGGACAGGTCCATCAGATGGTCGACTCTGCGAGGAGTATGGTGTTCGGCCCAGCAGCCTTTTTCCGAAGCGACCGCGATGCGGACGAGATCGAGACACTCCGAAACAGGATGGAGCGTGTCGCTGCGCTCGTTCGTGACTCCGAACGCACCGATTTCAGGGTTGTCCTCATCCCCGAAACGCTTGCGATCGAAGAAACGAGACAGCTCGTCGAACGGCTGCGTTCGTTCGACATTTCCGTCGAAACGCTCGTCGTCAATCGCGTTGTCGAAGAGGTCGCTACGGACTGTGGCCGGTGTCGAGCACGGCAAGCACGACACGAACAGAATATTAATCGCATCGAGTCGGAGTTTCCGGACTTCTCGATTCAGGTGGTGCCCGAACTCGATGGGGAAGCGTACGGTCGGCCCGCGCTCGAACAACTCGCCGACGAAATTGCTATCTAA
- a CDS encoding extracellular solute-binding protein, producing MSNRRLTRREVIALASSVGAVGFAGCTGGNSGNSGTNTGNGNGSGNGGSSMTLWAWNDPGLSPIRKEQKKQLAKQSDAISNISWEYYPFENYLAKATTAIPAGNAPDSLALSVLWVPRFADKGVALDLEKEGFDPSNYVSAARSNASYDDTLWSVPWYADCRLIAINKKMFKEAGLKVPKPTHRPSWDEFGSWVDALGKKHGTAFSMSAGEGFDCFALSNGSGYLNEDGTKAIINNNAALEAANFLQPKIVEDKSIIARNPGGTLAVEDFLAGESAMCFAGSWNYPRLRDSDLDWQFNPYPGGPKVDKSHTWSAGVFYSVPSRGGADKKLGLEWLNYINSMEVQKNVTKAMGGFPGRKDAYETKAFKQFIEDNPKLKPVAQEMENTVSFPSHPDVSKMWDAVHTQAQAMWQGKKPKQALDTAAQEIDSLL from the coding sequence ATGAGCAACAGACGTCTCACTCGCCGAGAAGTTATCGCACTGGCCAGTTCGGTTGGTGCAGTGGGTTTCGCCGGATGTACGGGCGGAAACAGTGGTAACAGTGGAACCAACACAGGAAACGGAAACGGATCGGGGAACGGCGGATCGTCGATGACGTTGTGGGCGTGGAACGATCCCGGCCTCTCGCCCATCCGGAAGGAGCAAAAAAAGCAACTCGCCAAACAGAGTGACGCTATCTCCAACATCAGCTGGGAGTATTATCCATTCGAGAACTACTTGGCGAAAGCGACCACGGCCATCCCGGCGGGAAACGCCCCGGATAGTCTCGCTCTGTCCGTGCTCTGGGTCCCGCGGTTTGCGGACAAGGGCGTTGCGCTCGACCTCGAAAAGGAGGGATTTGACCCCAGTAACTACGTTTCGGCGGCGCGCAGCAACGCTAGCTACGATGACACACTCTGGTCGGTCCCGTGGTATGCTGACTGTCGCCTAATCGCCATCAACAAGAAAATGTTCAAGGAGGCAGGGCTGAAGGTCCCGAAGCCGACACACCGTCCAAGCTGGGACGAGTTCGGCTCGTGGGTTGACGCCTTGGGTAAAAAACACGGGACGGCATTCTCCATGTCGGCAGGAGAAGGATTCGACTGCTTCGCGCTCTCGAACGGCAGTGGGTACCTCAACGAGGACGGAACGAAGGCAATAATCAACAACAACGCGGCGCTTGAGGCGGCGAACTTCCTGCAGCCGAAGATCGTCGAAGACAAATCGATCATTGCGCGAAATCCGGGCGGAACGCTCGCCGTCGAGGACTTCCTCGCCGGGGAATCGGCGATGTGTTTCGCCGGATCGTGGAACTACCCTCGACTGCGCGACAGCGATCTCGACTGGCAGTTTAATCCCTATCCAGGTGGTCCGAAGGTCGATAAGAGCCACACATGGAGCGCGGGCGTCTTCTATTCGGTCCCATCGCGTGGCGGCGCAGACAAGAAACTCGGGCTCGAATGGTTAAACTACATCAACTCCATGGAGGTCCAGAAAAACGTGACGAAGGCGATGGGTGGATTCCCCGGTCGGAAGGATGCCTACGAGACAAAGGCGTTCAAACAGTTCATCGAGGATAATCCGAAGCTCAAGCCGGTCGCACAGGAGATGGAAAACACCGTTTCCTTCCCGAGTCATCCGGACGTATCGAAAATGTGGGATGCTGTCCACACGCAGGCACAAGCGATGTGGCAGGGGAAAAAGCCCAAGCAAGCGCTCGATACGGCAGCGCAAGAAATAGACTCACTACTCTAA
- a CDS encoding ABC transporter ATP-binding protein has product MVAIETTALTKRFGEVLAVNDLNLRIEDGEIFGFLGPNGAGKSTTINMLLDFHRPTAGAATVLGYDSQTETDAIRKRVGVLPEGLELYERLTAREHLELCVQMKNADDTPESVLARVGLSDDGDRKTGGFSKGMRQRLSLGMALIGDPELIILDEPTSGLDPNGIQHFRELLREEAESGTTVFFSSHILSEVEAVCDRVGIMNNGELVALDSIDTLREHTGTGGEVEITVEAVPDDLQLQSLDGVSNTTVEGNEIHTHCSSTDAKMSVIRHIDTNATITGIVVGEASLEELFNEYTDSRDGDRDVDDDETKEKDKQEVIA; this is encoded by the coding sequence ATGGTCGCTATCGAAACGACTGCCCTCACGAAGCGTTTTGGCGAGGTCCTCGCTGTTAACGATTTGAACCTCCGCATCGAAGATGGAGAGATATTCGGATTTTTGGGTCCGAACGGAGCTGGAAAATCCACGACGATCAATATGCTCTTGGATTTCCACCGGCCGACAGCCGGGGCAGCTACTGTCCTCGGCTACGATTCACAGACAGAAACGGACGCAATTCGCAAGCGAGTCGGCGTCCTCCCAGAAGGGTTGGAGCTATACGAGCGCCTCACCGCGCGTGAGCATCTTGAGCTCTGTGTTCAGATGAAAAACGCTGACGACACGCCCGAGTCCGTCTTAGCGCGCGTCGGATTGAGCGATGACGGAGATCGAAAAACAGGAGGTTTCTCGAAAGGAATGCGACAGCGTCTCTCCCTCGGGATGGCGTTGATCGGTGATCCCGAACTCATCATCCTTGATGAACCCACTTCCGGATTGGACCCGAACGGTATCCAGCATTTTCGAGAGCTTCTTCGAGAAGAAGCTGAATCCGGCACAACCGTCTTCTTTTCGAGCCATATCCTCTCGGAAGTTGAGGCAGTCTGTGACCGCGTTGGCATCATGAACAACGGCGAGCTTGTTGCCCTCGACAGCATCGATACTCTCCGCGAGCACACTGGCACAGGTGGTGAGGTCGAAATCACTGTCGAAGCAGTTCCGGACGACCTCCAACTACAATCGTTAGACGGGGTGAGCAACACAACGGTTGAGGGCAACGAGATCCACACCCACTGTTCGTCCACTGATGCGAAGATGAGCGTGATACGCCACATCGACACCAACGCGACGATCACCGGAATCGTCGTCGGAGAAGCGTCGCTCGAAGAGCTGTTCAATGAGTACACAGACAGCAGAGATGGTGATCGTGATGTTGACGACGATGAAACAAAGGAAAAGGACAAACAGGAGGTGATTGCGTGA
- a CDS encoding ABC transporter ATP-binding protein, with translation MSSERQLDSKAIKEHRETIEHPLIRLFMEYGEGNRRWFIVGVLTSTAARFLSLLPPVILGVAIDALFNKTKPFTLPFVPQAWLPETTSGQFWFSVGVMAVAMVGSAFLNFARQSSLNLFSHRVKHEVRTATYQQMQRLDIDFFTEMQTGELMSILSNDTNRLEQFLDSMMGEAIQLGVLILGTAAFLFSINRHLAVVTLSVIPVAAVFTYWFMRIAEERYTDVRESVGDLNSRLENNLNGIQVIKANNTEEYEDERVRDHSYAYFRLDWLALRLNFIYRPGLQALTSISFILTFTVGGLWLIEGSAPGPLAGDLAVGNLVTFLILTQRLVGPLAQMGNIVDRYEDARASTKRILGLMSLPVNIQNAPDAIDLQDTDGRIEYDDVSFAYDDEYVLENVSFVAEPGETVGLVGPTGAGKTTILKLLLRLHDVDEGAVRLDDNDIRTLTLESLRQSMGYVGQENFLFDGTITENIKYGQFEATDEEVIKAAKRAEAHEFIANLPNGYDTDIGERGVKLSGGQRQRVAIARTILQHPEILIFDEATSAVDTETEMLIQRSIDELAADRTTFVIAHRLSTVRDADTILVIEDGQIVEQGPHDALIAEDGLYANLWRVQAGEIDDLPDEFVEQASERVAQETANRTNTD, from the coding sequence ATGAGTTCGGAGAGACAACTCGATTCAAAGGCCATCAAGGAGCACCGCGAAACGATCGAACACCCGTTAATTCGTCTGTTTATGGAATACGGAGAGGGGAACCGGCGATGGTTCATCGTCGGCGTTCTCACGAGCACGGCCGCTCGGTTCCTCTCGCTGTTGCCACCCGTCATTCTTGGCGTGGCGATCGACGCCCTGTTCAATAAGACTAAGCCATTCACACTCCCGTTTGTGCCACAGGCGTGGCTGCCCGAGACCACGTCCGGGCAGTTCTGGTTTTCGGTTGGTGTGATGGCAGTCGCAATGGTTGGGTCTGCGTTTCTCAACTTTGCTCGGCAATCATCGTTGAACTTGTTCTCCCACCGAGTCAAACACGAAGTGCGGACGGCGACCTACCAGCAGATGCAACGGCTCGACATCGACTTTTTCACCGAAATGCAGACGGGCGAACTCATGTCGATTCTTTCTAACGATACCAATCGATTGGAGCAGTTCCTCGATTCGATGATGGGTGAGGCAATTCAACTCGGTGTCCTCATTCTCGGAACAGCCGCATTCCTTTTTTCGATTAACCGACATCTCGCTGTTGTGACGCTGTCGGTCATCCCTGTTGCTGCTGTGTTCACCTACTGGTTCATGCGTATCGCCGAGGAGCGCTACACCGACGTCCGCGAGTCGGTTGGCGATCTCAACAGCCGACTGGAAAACAACCTGAACGGGATTCAGGTGATCAAAGCTAACAACACAGAAGAGTACGAGGACGAGCGGGTTCGCGATCACTCCTACGCATACTTTCGATTGGATTGGCTGGCGCTTCGTCTCAACTTCATCTACCGGCCGGGATTGCAAGCACTGACCTCCATTTCATTTATTCTCACGTTCACGGTCGGCGGTCTCTGGCTCATAGAGGGCAGTGCTCCCGGTCCGCTCGCTGGTGATCTTGCCGTAGGCAACCTCGTCACGTTCCTGATCCTCACCCAGCGGTTGGTCGGCCCACTGGCACAAATGGGAAATATCGTCGATCGCTACGAAGACGCCCGGGCCTCGACGAAACGGATCCTTGGGCTGATGAGTCTCCCCGTGAACATTCAGAACGCACCGGATGCGATCGACCTCCAAGATACCGATGGACGAATCGAATACGACGACGTCTCCTTTGCCTACGACGACGAGTACGTCCTCGAAAACGTGTCATTCGTAGCAGAACCGGGTGAAACGGTCGGACTCGTTGGACCCACCGGGGCGGGGAAGACGACGATTCTCAAGTTACTACTGCGACTCCACGATGTCGATGAAGGAGCTGTTCGACTCGATGACAACGACATTCGAACCCTCACGCTGGAGAGCCTCCGTCAGTCGATGGGGTACGTCGGTCAAGAGAATTTCCTGTTCGACGGAACGATAACTGAAAACATCAAGTACGGTCAGTTCGAGGCGACCGACGAGGAGGTCATCAAGGCCGCAAAGCGCGCGGAGGCCCACGAGTTCATCGCCAATCTTCCGAACGGCTATGACACAGATATCGGTGAGCGGGGGGTCAAGCTGTCGGGCGGACAGCGACAGCGCGTCGCCATCGCTCGAACGATTCTCCAGCACCCGGAAATCCTCATCTTCGACGAGGCGACGAGTGCGGTTGATACGGAGACTGAGATGCTCATCCAGCGATCCATCGACGAACTGGCTGCCGATCGAACGACGTTCGTCATTGCTCACCGCCTCTCGACAGTCAGAGATGCCGATACGATACTCGTCATCGAAGACGGCCAGATTGTCGAACAGGGCCCCCACGACGCCTTGATCGCTGAGGATGGCCTGTACGCTAACCTCTGGCGTGTTCAAGCGGGTGAGATCGATGATCTCCCCGACGAATTCGTCGAACAAGCGAGCGAACGTGTCGCTCAAGAGACCGCAAACAGAACGAACACGGACTGA
- a CDS encoding carbohydrate ABC transporter permease, translated as MAQSHGLERVRQRLGGYLPSASVGSDTNLSWYAIVLPKVILFAVILLIPFIGAFYISLHKWAPLAQSHPFVGLDNYVRLFNDPVFWDAIINTAGYSMALLVFDVPIALGLALLLNMNLRGTKFYSAAIFLPVVTSWVVVSLIWSWLYNPEYGLINAALGTIGLPQLSWLQSSSTALASIALMSIWKHVGFNMVIFLAGLKGIPDDLYEAAIVDGASRWQRFRYVTLPLLKPTSFFVIVVTLIFSFRVYTQVYVMTQGGPVRSTYTIVYYFWQTGFQQFEMGYASAIAVVLFLIVFGLSIFQQRTWGDDVGY; from the coding sequence ATGGCGCAGTCACACGGATTAGAGCGCGTTCGCCAGCGTCTCGGTGGCTATCTGCCCAGCGCCAGCGTCGGCAGCGACACAAATCTGTCGTGGTACGCTATCGTCCTGCCGAAAGTGATCCTGTTCGCGGTCATCCTTCTCATCCCGTTCATCGGAGCGTTTTACATCAGCCTCCACAAGTGGGCACCGCTTGCACAGTCGCATCCGTTCGTTGGTCTCGACAACTACGTCCGGCTGTTCAACGATCCTGTGTTCTGGGATGCGATCATCAACACTGCCGGATACAGTATGGCGCTGCTCGTCTTCGATGTCCCCATCGCGCTGGGACTCGCGCTGCTGTTGAACATGAATCTCCGCGGAACGAAGTTCTACTCGGCAGCGATTTTCCTGCCAGTCGTGACATCGTGGGTCGTTGTTTCGCTCATCTGGTCGTGGCTCTACAACCCGGAGTACGGGCTGATAAACGCTGCACTGGGAACTATCGGACTGCCCCAGTTGTCGTGGCTCCAGAGTTCGAGCACGGCGTTGGCGTCAATTGCTCTCATGAGCATCTGGAAGCACGTCGGGTTCAACATGGTCATCTTCCTCGCTGGATTGAAAGGGATCCCAGACGATCTCTACGAGGCAGCCATCGTCGACGGGGCGAGCCGCTGGCAGCGGTTCCGATACGTCACGTTGCCGCTCCTGAAGCCGACATCGTTCTTCGTAATCGTCGTGACGCTTATCTTCTCATTCCGTGTCTACACGCAAGTGTACGTGATGACACAGGGAGGGCCAGTCCGTTCGACGTACACCATCGTCTACTACTTCTGGCAGACCGGCTTCCAGCAGTTCGAGATGGGATACGCAAGCGCCATTGCAGTCGTGTTGTTCCTCATCGTCTTTGGACTGAGCATCTTCCAACAGCGCACGTGGGGTGATGACGTTGGGTACTAA
- a CDS encoding thiolase family protein — MGAVLIGYGETSVGEAVGCGYEALNMWATREALSDTGLEPDDIDGLIASAPFRSERFPLPRLIEHLGLAPLQFAELTGLGGASHVNSIKRATAAVETGRAETVLVVAADALSSEVGPSTVIESLAESVGTFEDPANIVPSLYAHVANWHIDTFGTTRKQLAEVASIAYEHASMQRPDRVHETETKSADEILDSPMISTPLTADQCALISDGGAAFIVTTEANAERLDRESRGNSERPPVRLVGFGAQHTHDHLTQMPTFGETGAVKAGQQAMTEADVTHDEIDLLEIYDCFTITVLRIVEDLGFCELGDGGSLIESGDLRLSGKWPLNTHGGALAQAHPGMPSGIFHITETIRQLQGRAEATQVEDASTALVHGNGGVFSTQAVAVLERGDTRD; from the coding sequence ATGGGTGCAGTACTGATCGGTTACGGCGAAACGAGTGTCGGAGAGGCAGTCGGCTGCGGATACGAAGCTCTGAATATGTGGGCGACCCGCGAAGCGTTGAGTGATACCGGGCTTGAGCCGGACGATATTGATGGACTCATCGCCAGTGCGCCGTTTCGATCGGAGCGTTTTCCGCTTCCTCGCCTGATCGAACACCTCGGATTGGCTCCGTTACAGTTTGCAGAACTAACTGGCCTTGGTGGTGCATCCCACGTGAACTCGATTAAACGAGCGACAGCGGCAGTCGAAACCGGTCGGGCAGAAACCGTGCTCGTCGTTGCCGCGGATGCGCTCTCCTCAGAGGTAGGACCGTCGACAGTCATCGAATCGTTGGCCGAAAGCGTTGGTACGTTCGAGGATCCCGCAAACATCGTCCCATCGCTCTATGCACATGTTGCAAACTGGCACATCGATACGTTCGGAACGACACGAAAACAGCTCGCCGAGGTAGCGTCTATCGCGTACGAGCACGCATCGATGCAGCGACCGGATCGGGTACACGAGACTGAGACGAAATCGGCAGATGAGATCCTCGACTCACCCATGATCTCAACACCGCTGACAGCGGATCAATGCGCTCTCATCTCCGATGGAGGCGCGGCATTCATCGTGACGACCGAAGCAAACGCAGAGCGCCTCGATAGGGAAAGCCGAGGTAACAGCGAGCGCCCTCCAGTTCGGCTAGTAGGGTTCGGAGCGCAACACACGCACGATCACCTCACACAAATGCCGACGTTCGGTGAAACAGGCGCTGTAAAAGCAGGTCAGCAGGCGATGACCGAAGCGGATGTCACCCACGACGAGATCGACCTCCTCGAAATCTACGACTGTTTTACGATCACCGTTCTTCGGATCGTCGAAGATCTCGGGTTTTGCGAGCTCGGCGACGGCGGTTCCCTCATCGAAAGTGGCGACCTCCGGCTCTCTGGAAAATGGCCGCTCAACACCCACGGTGGGGCGCTCGCACAAGCACATCCCGGAATGCCGAGCGGAATATTCCACATCACTGAAACAATCCGCCAACTCCAAGGACGGGCCGAGGCGACACAGGTAGAAGACGCGTCGACAGCGCTTGTGCACGGAAACGGTGGGGTTTTCTCGACACAGGCGGTTGCGGTACTCGAACGGGGTGATACCCGTGACTAA